From Domibacillus sp. DTU_2020_1001157_1_SI_ALB_TIR_016, a single genomic window includes:
- the accC gene encoding acetyl-CoA carboxylase biotin carboxylase subunit, whose product MFKKVLIANRGEIAVRIIRACKEMGIQTVAIFSEADRESLHVKLADEALCIGKTPAKDSYLNMHNIMSAAAVTQADAIHPGYGFLAENADFAEMCRACNVVFIGPEPEAIRKMGEKAVARSTMKKAGVPTVPGTEGIIQSQDDALNVAKEIGYPVMVKATAGGGGKGMRLAETEQGLQQAIHQAQSEAEKAFGNAAVYLEKYIEEPRHIEIQVLADRLGQVIHLGERDCSIQRRHQKLVEEAPSPALSEQLRRQMGEAAVKAAQAVQYHSAGTIEFLLDKHGQFYFMEMNTRIQVEHPVTELVTTVDIIKEQIKIAAGLPLSYKQEDIRITGWAIECRINAESPEHDFRPSPGRVAEYLPPGGFGVRVDSAVYTGYAIPPFYDSMAAKVIVWGETREEAIQKMKRSLNEMVLIGIETTIPFHLRLLDQEQFQKGTFTTRFLEEVQLFPEK is encoded by the coding sequence ATGTTTAAAAAAGTATTGATTGCAAACAGAGGGGAAATCGCGGTACGGATTATTCGCGCCTGCAAAGAGATGGGCATCCAGACGGTTGCAATTTTTTCCGAAGCAGACCGCGAGTCGCTGCATGTAAAGCTTGCGGACGAAGCGCTTTGTATCGGGAAAACACCGGCTAAAGACAGTTATTTGAATATGCATAATATCATGAGTGCTGCCGCGGTGACGCAGGCAGATGCAATTCATCCGGGGTACGGGTTTTTGGCCGAAAATGCAGATTTTGCGGAAATGTGCCGTGCATGCAATGTCGTGTTCATTGGACCCGAGCCGGAAGCGATCCGCAAAATGGGCGAAAAAGCGGTAGCGCGCTCAACGATGAAAAAAGCAGGAGTGCCAACGGTGCCGGGAACAGAAGGCATCATCCAAAGTCAGGATGACGCCTTAAATGTGGCAAAAGAAATTGGCTACCCGGTTATGGTCAAAGCGACAGCAGGAGGCGGCGGCAAAGGGATGCGCCTGGCGGAAACAGAGCAGGGCCTGCAGCAGGCGATTCATCAGGCGCAGTCTGAAGCGGAAAAAGCCTTTGGCAATGCTGCTGTTTACCTTGAAAAATACATCGAGGAACCGCGCCATATTGAAATTCAAGTGCTGGCAGACCGCTTAGGACAGGTGATTCATCTGGGCGAACGAGACTGTTCCATTCAAAGAAGGCATCAAAAGCTGGTGGAAGAAGCGCCCTCACCAGCGCTGAGTGAACAGCTTCGCCGCCAAATGGGTGAAGCAGCGGTAAAAGCAGCTCAAGCAGTTCAATATCACAGTGCGGGAACCATTGAATTTTTGCTTGATAAGCATGGCCAGTTTTATTTTATGGAAATGAATACCCGCATTCAGGTCGAACATCCTGTAACGGAACTTGTGACTACAGTAGATATTATTAAAGAACAAATAAAGATTGCAGCCGGTCTGCCGCTTTCGTATAAACAAGAAGATATCCGGATAACGGGCTGGGCTATTGAATGCCGGATTAATGCGGAAAGCCCTGAACATGACTTTCGGCCGTCTCCGGGACGCGTAGCGGAATATCTTCCGCCAGGCGGTTTTGGGGTAAGGGTGGACAGTGCCGTTTATACCGGGTATGCCATTCCTCCTTTTTATGATTCAATGGCTGCAAAAGTGATTGTGTGGGGAGAAACAAGGGAGGAAGCGATTCAAAAAATGAAACGATCGTTAAATGAAATGGTCCTCATAGGAATTGAAACGACGATTCCCTTTCATTTAAGGCTTCTTGATCAGGAACAGTTCCAAAAAGGAACGTTCACAACACGTTTTTTAGAAGAGGTTCAGCTTTTTCCAGAGAAGTAA
- a CDS encoding putative hydro-lyase gives MKTSLEWIRKEIRENKWTKLTAGLAPGYTQANLVILPKEQAYDFLLFCQRNPKACPLLEVTDVGSPVPRLTAPTADLRYDTPKYRIYRHGELVEEVTSIESYWQDDFVSFLIGCSFTFEHALLENGLSIRHIDEQRNVPMYITNQPCEPAGVFHGNLVVSMRPFQSKDVIRAVEVTSRFPAVHGSPVHIGMPEQMGIAQLDKPDFGDAVTVKEGETPVFWACGATPQSIAMSSKPALMITHAPGHMFITDQKDSQYSVL, from the coding sequence ATGAAAACATCATTGGAATGGATTCGCAAAGAGATTCGGGAAAACAAATGGACGAAGCTAACAGCCGGTTTGGCCCCTGGATATACACAAGCCAATCTTGTGATTTTGCCGAAAGAACAGGCATATGACTTTTTGCTGTTTTGCCAGCGAAATCCAAAAGCGTGCCCGCTCCTCGAAGTCACAGATGTTGGCTCGCCGGTTCCAAGATTGACGGCACCAACAGCTGACTTACGTTATGACACACCAAAATACCGGATTTACCGGCATGGGGAGCTTGTTGAGGAAGTAACGAGCATCGAATCCTACTGGCAGGACGATTTTGTTTCCTTTTTAATCGGCTGCAGCTTTACATTTGAGCATGCCCTGCTGGAAAACGGCCTTTCAATTCGCCACATTGATGAACAGCGAAATGTACCGATGTATATTACAAATCAGCCATGTGAACCGGCTGGTGTGTTTCATGGGAATCTCGTGGTCAGCATGCGGCCGTTTCAATCAAAAGATGTGATACGCGCAGTTGAAGTAACGTCCCGCTTCCCGGCGGTGCACGGCTCACCTGTACATATCGGCATGCCGGAGCAAATGGGCATTGCCCAGCTAGACAAGCCGGATTTTGGCGATGCTGTAACAGTAAAAGAAGGTGAGACGCCTGTTTTCTGGGCATGCGGTGCAACCCCGCAATCTATTGCCATGTCAAGCAAGCCGGCATTGATGATTACCCATGCGCCTGGACATATGTTTATTACTGATCAGAAAGACAGCCAGTACTCCGTTTTATAA